The following are encoded together in the Marinilabiliales bacterium genome:
- the aceE gene encoding pyruvate dehydrogenase (acetyl-transferring), homodimeric type — protein sequence MSKKDHYEIENREWLDSLEYIIQNEDPARVRELLGLLQVKAHKAGIPFRCPGNTPYINSISPRKEIPYPGSAEIERRIKSLIRWNAMAMVVRANLESEGIGGHISTYASAATLLEVGFNHFFRGGEKERPADIVYFQGHSSPGIYARSFLEGRLSEKDLHNFRQELRKDGGLPSYPHPRLMSEYWQFPTVSMGLGPLMAIYQARFNKYLEDRGFKEKTGEKIWAFMGDGEMDEPESLGAITVASREKLDNLIFVVNCNLQRLDGPVRGTGKIIQELEAAFKGARWKVIKVIWGKDWDPLIAQDETGDLIKAMEETPDGQFQKYVVSSGEYIRKDFFGRSDKLLKMVENYSDDQLKKLNRGGHDPKKVFNAFKKAVEHQGEPVVILAQTIKGYGLGEAGEGRNITHQQKKLNEQELLHFRSRFGIPLSDEEAKKAPFFRPPDDSEEIQYLKKRREELGGYLPRRISEAEPINLPDEKIYNELIEGSGDREMATTMSMVGLMAKMMADKNMGKRVVPIVPDESRTFGMDALFRRFGIYSHTGQNYEPVDRDSLLYYKEATDGAILEEGITEAGCMSSFIAAGTSYATHKLNMIPMFIYYSMFGFQRVGDLIWAAADTRARGFLIGGTSGRTTLAGEGLQHQDGHSHMMAMTIPSVKAYDPAFAYELAVIVKEGMKRMFVDQEDLIYYITVLNEKYKMPKMPDGVEEGILKGMYKFRKSRKRKGEKIHLFGSGAILNEALRAAEMMEKDFGVVVDVWSVTSYKELYDNARETDRWNRLNPDKKPRKTYIEECMEGDEGLCIAAHDYMKAIPMTVCRWFPGVLTVLGTDGFGRSDNRRALRDYFEVDDRHIAYAAIHSLYREGKLDKKSVLKAKKSFKIDSNKANPLDI from the coding sequence ATGAGCAAGAAAGATCATTACGAAATTGAAAACCGGGAGTGGCTTGACTCCCTTGAATACATTATTCAGAATGAGGACCCTGCCAGGGTGCGCGAGTTGCTCGGACTGCTACAGGTCAAGGCACACAAGGCGGGCATACCGTTTCGCTGCCCGGGAAACACACCCTACATAAACAGCATATCTCCCCGCAAGGAAATACCCTATCCTGGGAGTGCAGAGATCGAACGAAGGATAAAAAGCCTTATCCGCTGGAACGCCATGGCAATGGTCGTAAGAGCCAACCTTGAGTCAGAAGGGATTGGCGGTCATATATCAACGTATGCGTCGGCCGCAACCCTCCTTGAAGTCGGGTTTAACCATTTCTTCAGGGGCGGTGAAAAAGAAAGACCTGCCGACATAGTATATTTCCAGGGCCACAGCTCCCCGGGCATATATGCCCGTTCCTTCCTTGAGGGAAGGCTCAGCGAGAAGGACCTGCACAATTTCAGGCAGGAGCTCAGGAAGGACGGGGGACTTCCCTCCTACCCGCACCCCAGGCTGATGTCTGAATACTGGCAGTTTCCGACTGTTTCGATGGGACTCGGTCCACTCATGGCGATATACCAGGCCAGGTTTAACAAATATCTGGAGGACAGGGGTTTCAAAGAGAAAACAGGAGAGAAGATATGGGCCTTTATGGGTGACGGCGAGATGGATGAACCTGAATCTCTCGGAGCAATTACCGTGGCAAGCCGTGAAAAGCTGGACAACCTTATTTTTGTAGTGAACTGCAACCTTCAGCGGCTCGATGGTCCGGTCAGAGGTACCGGCAAAATAATCCAGGAGCTTGAGGCAGCTTTTAAGGGTGCAAGGTGGAAAGTCATCAAGGTTATCTGGGGAAAGGACTGGGATCCGCTCATTGCACAGGATGAAACGGGAGATCTCATCAAAGCCATGGAAGAGACGCCTGACGGACAGTTCCAGAAATATGTCGTTTCGTCTGGTGAATATATCAGGAAGGACTTTTTCGGGCGGAGCGATAAACTGCTTAAAATGGTCGAGAACTATTCGGATGATCAGTTGAAGAAGCTGAACAGGGGCGGACACGATCCGAAAAAAGTCTTTAATGCCTTCAAAAAGGCGGTTGAACATCAGGGCGAACCTGTGGTTATTCTTGCACAGACCATTAAAGGATACGGACTTGGTGAAGCCGGCGAAGGAAGGAACATCACCCACCAGCAGAAAAAACTGAACGAGCAGGAGCTGCTCCATTTCAGGAGCAGGTTCGGAATACCGCTTTCGGACGAGGAAGCGAAAAAGGCGCCCTTCTTCAGGCCGCCGGACGACAGCGAGGAGATACAGTACCTTAAAAAACGGAGGGAGGAGCTGGGCGGTTACCTTCCCAGGCGGATTTCGGAAGCTGAGCCCATCAACCTTCCCGATGAGAAAATATATAATGAACTGATCGAGGGATCGGGCGACCGCGAGATGGCAACCACCATGTCGATGGTGGGGCTGATGGCCAAAATGATGGCGGACAAGAACATGGGCAAAAGGGTTGTTCCTATCGTACCCGATGAATCACGCACCTTCGGCATGGACGCGCTGTTCCGCAGGTTTGGAATATACTCCCACACAGGCCAGAATTATGAGCCCGTTGACAGGGACAGTCTCCTTTATTACAAGGAAGCTACAGACGGAGCAATTTTGGAAGAGGGTATTACCGAGGCCGGATGTATGTCCTCATTTATTGCAGCAGGGACCTCATATGCAACCCATAAGCTGAATATGATCCCCATGTTCATCTACTACTCCATGTTCGGGTTCCAGAGGGTAGGCGATCTGATATGGGCTGCTGCCGATACCCGTGCAAGAGGTTTCCTTATCGGAGGAACATCGGGGCGTACCACCCTGGCCGGAGAGGGACTGCAGCACCAGGACGGACACTCGCATATGATGGCGATGACAATACCATCAGTTAAGGCTTACGACCCTGCATTCGCATACGAGCTTGCAGTGATAGTGAAGGAAGGTATGAAAAGGATGTTCGTCGACCAGGAAGACCTGATCTATTATATAACCGTTTTGAATGAAAAGTACAAAATGCCTAAAATGCCCGATGGGGTTGAGGAAGGCATTCTGAAGGGCATGTACAAGTTCAGGAAATCACGCAAAAGAAAGGGAGAAAAGATACACCTCTTCGGTAGCGGTGCCATACTGAACGAGGCCCTGAGGGCCGCCGAAATGATGGAGAAGGATTTCGGCGTTGTTGTAGACGTATGGAGCGTGACAAGCTACAAGGAGCTCTATGACAATGCCAGGGAGACCGACAGGTGGAACAGGCTGAACCCCGACAAGAAACCCCGCAAAACATATATTGAGGAGTGCATGGAAGGGGATGAAGGGCTATGCATAGCAGCCCACGACTATATGAAGGCAATACCGATGACGGTCTGCCGCTGGTTCCCGGGCGTACTTACCGTTCTGGGCACCGACGGTTTCGGACGAAGCGATAACCGCAGGGCTTTGAGGGACTACTTTGAGGTTGACGACCGTCATATAGCCTATGCTGCCATCCACAGCCTTTACAGGGAAGGCAAGCTGGATAAAAAGAGTGTCCTGAAAGCTAAAAAGAGCTTCAAGATCGACAGCAACAAAGCAAATCCATTAGATATCTAA